In Melospiza melodia melodia isolate bMelMel2 unplaced genomic scaffold, bMelMel2.pri scaffold_149, whole genome shotgun sequence, the following are encoded in one genomic region:
- the LOC134433232 gene encoding LOW QUALITY PROTEIN: E3 ubiquitin-protein ligase HUWE1-like (The sequence of the model RefSeq protein was modified relative to this genomic sequence to represent the inferred CDS: inserted 2 bases in 2 codons), translating into MKVDRTKLKKTPTEAPADCRALIEKLKSCSDEQLVTELQQIKTWNIGKCELYHWVDLLDRFDALLAEAGRPVEAMSWMLACDRPERQPLRXLLLALLNFTALLIEYSFSRHLYSSIEHLTTLLASSDMHVVLAVLNLLYVFSKRSNYITRLGSERRGPLLARLQHLAESWGGKENGFGXAECCRDLHMMS; encoded by the exons ATGAAAGTGGATCGGACGAAACTGAAGAAAACCCCCACGGAGGCG cccgcCGACTGCCGGGCCCTCATCGAGAAGCTGAAGAGCTGCAGCGATGAACAGCTGGTGACAGAACTGCAGCAGATCAAGACATGGAACATTGGCAAG TGCGAGCTGTACCACTGGGTGGACCTGCTGGACCGCTTCGACGCGCTGCTGGCCGAGGCGGGCCGGCCGGTGGAGGCCATGAGCTGGATGCTGGCCTGCGACCGGCCCGAGCGCCAGCCcctca ccctgctgctggccctgctcaaCTTCACCGCCCTGCTCATCGAGTACAGCTTCTCCCGCCACCTCTACAGCTCCATCGAG CACCTGACCACGCTGCTGGCCTCCTCGGACATGCACGTGGTGCTGGCCGTGCTCAACCTGCTCTACGTGTTCAGCAAACGCTCCAACTACATCACCCGCCTGGGCTCCGAGCGCCGCGGGCCCCTGCTGGCCCGCCTGCAGCACTTGGCTGAg agctggggtggAAAGGAGAATGGATTTG TGGCTGAGTGCTGCAGGGACCTGCACATGATG AGCTGA